In the genome of Alphaproteobacteria bacterium, the window AATAAACAGACAACCCGCCCTAATTTTTTCTGTCAAACCCTTTAATGAATCCTTTTTTCCCCACAACATGTCAAAATTACCATAGGAATTCAGAATAAACCTTAGTTCATACAAGATTTTTAGATTCTAAAAATTTGAAGTTAATCTAAAACTTCAAATTCCCTTTCGAGCTAATGGACTGTATAGTTATATAATGAATTTTGAACTTACATTACCCATCGCAGGCGTTACATTAAACATATTCCTCATTTTAGGTTTAGGGTGGATGGGAGGCTTTTTGTCAGGTATGTTGGGTGTTGGTGGGGGCGTTATTATTACACCAGCCCTAATGGTTCTGGGTGTCCCCCCCTTAGTTGCTGTGGCAAGTCAAGTTAACCATTCTATCGGTACAAACTTAACAGGATTCTTAAATTATCGTCGGAATAATGATGTTGATTTTCGCTTAGGGGGAATTTTGCTCATCGGGGGAATCGTCGGCGCCATATTGGGTGTTTTTCTATTACGATGGTTAAATGCCCATGGTCAAGCCGTTTCCATCATAACCATAAGCTACATTATTGTATTAGGAGTCATGTCTTTTGTTCTATTCCGCCAAAGTTTGAAAACATTAGCGCACTATCGTTCAGCTACGAAAGTTATCCATACACCCACTTGGACACGTTTTATTGGGCTCAAAATATATTTTACACGGACTCGTGTTGAACTAAGTATTCTTTTTCCCTTGCTCGTCGGCATCATCAATGGAACCCTCACCTCAAGTTTAGGTGTCGGCAATGGAGTCTTTATGATGCCCGCTATATCATATCTAATTGGCAGAACCAGCCCTGTCGTCTATGGCACCACCCTTTTAGCGGGAATTGGTATGAGTATTGTAACAACTTTTATGTACGCCATCGGAACACAATCTGTGGATCTATTTCTTGTTCTCATCTTATTAGGAGGTGGAATTTTAGGATCACAGATGGGCGTTCGATTTGGCTATACTCTTCCTCGTCCTTATATTGGAATGATAGGAGCCTTTGTCATTTTGGGCATTTGTTTGCGCATTTCCTGGACAATGAATACGGGTAAATTAGCTAGCTGTTTCACGACGCAAGATTCCGCCCTTTCTTCCTTAAATTCCTTATCTTGCATTATGAAATTCTCTCAGCATTATCCCATTCCAAGTGCCTTCGTTGGGGTTGTCGGCGCTATCCTTTTTTCTATTATTTTAGAATTTGTCTTTTATCGATTTTCGTTGCTTTCTCGAACACATCGTGACTAAATGTCATTTTTACAGGTATTATTAAGGGAATGGTCGTTGAATTTTTCAGAAAAACAACCACTTATAAAAAAATTATTTGCTTTGGCTATCAGCATATCGCTGTTGGTAGGAATAATCTTATCTTATGTAAACTCGCCCTCCTCCCAGTTAACAGGGGAAGCTCCTTATCTAAACGTTTATAACTGGTATGGAATGATTCCCCACGCAATTTTAAAGCAGTTCGAGGCCGAAACTGGAATTCACATCAACTATGACCTTTACGATAATAACGAAATATTAGAAGCCAAGCTATTAGCCGGAAGTTCGGGTTATGATATCGTTTTTCCAAGCGCTTCTCCATATATTGAGCGGCAAATTCGTGCGGGTGTTTTTCAAAAATTAGATAAAACAAAACTGCCTAACCTTTCTCATTTAGACCCCGAATTTGAAGAGCGGATGCAAATTGTTGACCCAGGCTTAAATTATAGCGTTCCTTTTTATTGGGGTACCTTTGGCTTTGCTTATGTGGAAGAAGCCATCCGAATGCGTTTGCCAAATGCCCCCGTCAATAGTTATCGAATGCTTTTCGACCCAGAAGTTGTTTCTCATTTTAAATCTTGTGGGGTTACCCTCTTGGATGAAGCTGTCGACGTATACCCTGCCGTATTAGCTTTTCTAAAACTCGATCCCCAAAGTACCGACGTTAAAGATCTCAAAGCCGCACAAGACCAACTTCTAAAAGTCCGGCCGTCTATCTCGCGATTTCTGGGACAACGCTTCGCCAGTGAATTGGTATCTGGAGAAGTTTGTTTGACTCAAGCATGGTCTGGAGATGTCCAGGTTGCTCAACAACAAGCGAAAGAGGCAAAAAGAAAAACAACCATCCAGTATGTCGTCCCCGAAGAAGGCGGCACTCTATGGATTGATGCAATGTGCATTCCAAAAGATGCACCTCACCCTCAAAATGCTTATCTATTCATTAATTTTTTGATGAGACCCAGCATTAGTGCAGCCATCACGAATACTCTATTATTTCCAACAACAAATAAGAGCGCACACACCCTGCTCAAAAAAGAAATTCGAAATAATGAAACTTTATATCCCCGTCCGGAGGTGTTTAAGAGGTTAAAGCTTGATAAAATACAAAACTCTCGGTATGTAGAGATACGAACTCGAAATTGGTTTCTGGCAAAACAAGGACCTTGAACGAGGACAGCGATCACCCCAAACCACGTTGAACACCCCCATCCCTTAAGAGGCGGTTATTTTTAAGGTGCGACAGGAGAAGAAATTTGAAAAGAAATTATAAAATTAATGTTCAAAAGTTAGATGGCAGTTCCTTAATAAGGTTGTGTTCTCGCTTCATTTTTCTAATACCTGGCGTTTGAAATGGCTCACCCACCTCAAACTCGTCGTCAAATAGAACCTTGGCAAGATCCGAAGGCTAAACCTTATATTTCAATCGAAAATGTTACCAAAAGCTTTGGCTCCGTCGTTGCTGTCAGAAGTGTTTCCTTATCCATTTATCAAGGCGAGCTTTTCTCTCTGTTGGGAGGATCAGGATGTGGAAAAACAACGTTATTACGCCTCCTTGCTGGCTTTGAAAAACCGACAACGGGTCGTCTTTATATTGATGGGGTCGATATTACCGATGTACCGGCGTACGAACGCCCCGTAAACATGATGTTTCAGTCCTATGCTCTCTTTCCGCATATGACTGTTGCCCAAAATGTTGCTTTTGGACTCAAGCAAGAACGCTTACCCAGCAAAATTATACGGGAACGTGTAAAAGAAGGCCTTGACCTCGTCCAGATGAGTGCTTACGCAGAACGCAAACCTCACCAACTCTCAGGGGGGCAACGTCAACGCGTCGCCTTGGTTAGAAGTTTGGTGAAACAACCCAAACTTCTCCTATTAGATGAACCCTTAGCAGCCCTCGATAAAGGACTGCGAGAACGAACACAATTCGAACTCGTCAATATTCAAGAGCGTGTAGGTATTACATTTATTATGGTCACCCATGACCAAGAAGAGGCTATGACCATGTCTAGCCGTATGGGTGTTATGGAAGAAGGCCGTATCCGACAAATAGGGGCACCACATGATGTCTATGAATTTCCAAACTCAAGATTTGTTGCCGAATTCATTGGGACGATCAATATTTTTGAAGGTGTCGTCCTTGAAGATGAACCTGACCATGTTCTTATTGATTCCGAAGCCGCTGGATGTCAGCTTTATGTCACTCACTCAGCCGCTGTTCCCGTGGGAGCCCAAGTTGCCATAGCTGTTCGTCCTGAAAAAGTAATGATTTCAACGAACAAACCCTCAGGCAATCGCAATTTTGCTAAAGGCGTGGTCCGGGAAATTGCTTACTTGGGAGACTTTTCTATTTATTACGTCGAACTGTCATCCGGTAAAATTATTCAAGCCGCCTTACCAAATCTTCTTCGTCTATCTGAACGAGACATTAAATGGGATGATGAAATCTACGTATATTGGCGTGCCGAAAACGGCGTTGTCTTAACATCATGACCACCCCTCAGAATATCTTGACCCCTAGAAAAGGGTTTTGGAGCCGACTGACAAGAGAACGAGGTTTCGTCATTGCTGGGCCCTACCTGTGGCTCGGTCTATTTTCACTTATCCCTTTTTTGTTGGTTGTCAAAATTAGCTTGTCGCAATCCGTTATGGCGATACCTCCCTTTCATCCTCTATTTCAATGGTCAGCAGAGCAAATTCTTCAAATCCGTTTGAATTTCGCTGCTTATACGACCTTATTAACAGACCCATTTTATGCATCTGCATTCGTAGGTTCTCTTAAAATTGCCTTGGTCTCCACTTTTTCTTGCTTAATCATTGGGTATCCAATGGCTTATTCGATCGTTCAAGCATCTCCTCGATGGCGTCCTCTCTTGCTTCTCTTGATCATTCTTCCTTTCTTCACCTCTTTTTTGGTTCGGGTTTATGCTTGGATTGGCTTACTCAGTACAGAAGGTGTCATCAATACATTTTTATTGTATGTTGGTATTATTCAAGAACCTCTGCCCTTATTGTATAATTCTTTTGCTGTTACGATAGGCATCGTTTATTGCTATCTACCTTTTATGATTCTACCGATCTATTCTGTCTTAGATAAGATTGATCCTGCCTATTTAGAGGCAGCTTACGATTTGGGATGCCGACCTTGGCGGTCATTTTGGCGCATTACTGTTCCCTTGTCGTTGAGAGCGATCATTGCAGGAAGTATCCTCGTCTTCGTACCTGCTGTAGGTGAGTTTGTAATTCCTGAACTTTTAGGGGCTCCAGAAACTCTTATGATTGGTCGTGTTTTGTGGTCTGAATTTTTTAACAATCAAAATTGGCCCTTAGCATGCGCTCTGGCGCTTGTTACGCTGGTGGTGTTTGTAATTCCTTTTATGATTTTTCAACGCTTTCAATTGCGTAACAAAGAAGAATAAGCGAGGTCGTTCCCTGATGCGTCATCTATCGAAAACTGGCATTACTTCCCTCATCGTTGGGTACGCCTTTCTATATCTTCCAATTGTGACGGTCATTATTTTTTCTTTTAATGAATCCCGTTTAGTAACCGTATGGAGTCGCTTTTCAACCAAATGGTATGGGGCTTTATGGACCAACGAAGGACTTTTAGATACTGTTTTGGCTAGCTTTAAAATTGCCTCTATGACAGCAACCGCAGCAGTGATTTTAGGAACTCTCGCCGCCGTCGTTATGGTGAGATTTATCAAGTTTCGGGGACGAACTTTGTTTAGTGGGCTGATCTCCGCACCTCTTGTCATGCCGGATGTTATTACAGGCCTAGCTGTTCTCATGATGTTTGTAACCTTTGAACAATTAATTGGTTGGCCCGCTCATCGGGGAATATTAACCATCACCATTGCTCATATTACCCTCGCTATGGCTTATGTCTATCTTGTCGTTCAAGCACGGTTACAAGATTTTGATCGTTCAATTGAAGAGGCAGCTTTAGATTTAGGAGCTCGCCCTTTAAAAGTATTTCTTGTGATTGTCTTGCCCTTAATTTTACCGTCTTTAGCGGCCGGATGGTTGCTTGCGTTTGCATTATCGTTAGATGATGTTGTCATTGCGAGCTTCCTATCTGGGCCTGGGGCAACAACACTCCCTATGTTGATTTTTTCCAGTATTCGCATGGGGGTTAGCCCCGTCATTAATGCCTTATCAACAATTATTGTCGGTATTGTTGCAACCAGCGTTATGATTGCAGGTATTCTTATACATCATCAACAAAAGCGTCACTGACAATTTCGCTATAAAGTTACCGATAATAGCCGGGTTGAGGAACAATTTGTTGCGCGTATTGTGGTTGTGGCATAACTTGTTGAACCATTATCTGACCTTGCGCAGGTGCCATCATTTGTTGTGGAGGCAAAAACTGTGGGGGCGCACTTAAGGGATAATAATATGGTTGTTGCGTGGGTTGTTGCATGGGTTGTTGCATGGGCTGTTGAATAGGTTGTTGCATCAATGGCTGCTGTTGAGCAGGACCATATCCTTGCCCATAATAGGCACTCGGCGCAGATCCTATAGGTTGTTGATAACCAACAGGCGTAGCACCTGAAGACATATATTGTTGTCCCTGAGGTCCCGCATATTGTTGCCCCATGGCCATAGGCTGTGGATTCCCCCCATAGGACGATTCTTGAGGTTGACCGCGTCTGGTTGCAAATGGGTTGACGGCCCTCGTGGCGCTTTGAACATTTGCACGAGCTGTGCCGATACCATAGCGTGCAAATGGCTGTAAAGGAGCCGGTACAATTGCTGAAGCGGTTCCTAATGCTTTTCCAAGAGGAGAAAACTCCTTGCGAAGGGCACCCCCAACATAATTCCCCCCCACCCGGGTCGCAATAGTCCCTAAAGCACCTCCCTTACCTGCGTGCTGTTGCTCCGGATTATTTGAAGCGAGCCATGCTGATTGAGAATTATGCTGACTCTCCTCCGCCTTCAAAGTCGTTACAGCGGTAAGAAACCCAATAATAAAGAAAAGCGCCCCCAGAAATAATAATCCAAGAACTGTACTCATAATAGACATTTTACTCATTGAAAGCCTAACTTCCTTATAAATCCAACGGTGAACCATTCCATTTTTATCTGCCGCGCCTTTTAATATTTTCAATTTTTGCAGCCGCTCATCTTTTTCTTTAACCAGCGCTACAACTTCATTTTCTTGCTCCAATATTGTTTTCGGTGCCAAATAATGAGGTGACTGAAGTTCCTTTTGATTTTTCGCAAGCATTTCAAATTTTTGCGCGATTTCAACTGTATCTTCATGAGGCGTTCCGAGGGGGGTTTTGACTAAAAATGATGGGGGCGGCCCCTGGCTCACTGAAGAGTGAAAATTATAATCCTCCTTTAAAAAAGATGACCTATTGGCAGCTTGATATGGCGATTGAGATACATTCCGATATCCATGTTGTTCACTGATTTCAGTCTGTGTCTCAAATGAATTCTTCCAATTTTTTTTAATTTGGTGAATATTTTTCAACCCTATATCCTACCTCAGACTTCCTATCTTTCTCCC includes:
- a CDS encoding ABC transporter permease subunit, which translates into the protein MRHLSKTGITSLIVGYAFLYLPIVTVIIFSFNESRLVTVWSRFSTKWYGALWTNEGLLDTVLASFKIASMTATAAVILGTLAAVVMVRFIKFRGRTLFSGLISAPLVMPDVITGLAVLMMFVTFEQLIGWPAHRGILTITIAHITLAMAYVYLVVQARLQDFDRSIEEAALDLGARPLKVFLVIVLPLILPSLAAGWLLAFALSLDDVVIASFLSGPGATTLPMLIFSSIRMGVSPVINALSTIIVGIVATSVMIAGILIHHQQKRH
- a CDS encoding ABC transporter permease subunit, which translates into the protein MTTPQNILTPRKGFWSRLTRERGFVIAGPYLWLGLFSLIPFLLVVKISLSQSVMAIPPFHPLFQWSAEQILQIRLNFAAYTTLLTDPFYASAFVGSLKIALVSTFSCLIIGYPMAYSIVQASPRWRPLLLLLIILPFFTSFLVRVYAWIGLLSTEGVINTFLLYVGIIQEPLPLLYNSFAVTIGIVYCYLPFMILPIYSVLDKIDPAYLEAAYDLGCRPWRSFWRITVPLSLRAIIAGSILVFVPAVGEFVIPELLGAPETLMIGRVLWSEFFNNQNWPLACALALVTLVVFVIPFMIFQRFQLRNKEE
- a CDS encoding sulfite exporter TauE/SafE family protein, whose product is MNFELTLPIAGVTLNIFLILGLGWMGGFLSGMLGVGGGVIITPALMVLGVPPLVAVASQVNHSIGTNLTGFLNYRRNNDVDFRLGGILLIGGIVGAILGVFLLRWLNAHGQAVSIITISYIIVLGVMSFVLFRQSLKTLAHYRSATKVIHTPTWTRFIGLKIYFTRTRVELSILFPLLVGIINGTLTSSLGVGNGVFMMPAISYLIGRTSPVVYGTTLLAGIGMSIVTTFMYAIGTQSVDLFLVLILLGGGILGSQMGVRFGYTLPRPYIGMIGAFVILGICLRISWTMNTGKLASCFTTQDSALSSLNSLSCIMKFSQHYPIPSAFVGVVGAILFSIILEFVFYRFSLLSRTHRD
- a CDS encoding extracellular solute-binding protein — protein: MSFLQVLLREWSLNFSEKQPLIKKLFALAISISLLVGIILSYVNSPSSQLTGEAPYLNVYNWYGMIPHAILKQFEAETGIHINYDLYDNNEILEAKLLAGSSGYDIVFPSASPYIERQIRAGVFQKLDKTKLPNLSHLDPEFEERMQIVDPGLNYSVPFYWGTFGFAYVEEAIRMRLPNAPVNSYRMLFDPEVVSHFKSCGVTLLDEAVDVYPAVLAFLKLDPQSTDVKDLKAAQDQLLKVRPSISRFLGQRFASELVSGEVCLTQAWSGDVQVAQQQAKEAKRKTTIQYVVPEEGGTLWIDAMCIPKDAPHPQNAYLFINFLMRPSISAAITNTLLFPTTNKSAHTLLKKEIRNNETLYPRPEVFKRLKLDKIQNSRYVEIRTRNWFLAKQGP
- the potA gene encoding polyamine ABC transporter ATP-binding protein; this translates as MAHPPQTRRQIEPWQDPKAKPYISIENVTKSFGSVVAVRSVSLSIYQGELFSLLGGSGCGKTTLLRLLAGFEKPTTGRLYIDGVDITDVPAYERPVNMMFQSYALFPHMTVAQNVAFGLKQERLPSKIIRERVKEGLDLVQMSAYAERKPHQLSGGQRQRVALVRSLVKQPKLLLLDEPLAALDKGLRERTQFELVNIQERVGITFIMVTHDQEEAMTMSSRMGVMEEGRIRQIGAPHDVYEFPNSRFVAEFIGTINIFEGVVLEDEPDHVLIDSEAAGCQLYVTHSAAVPVGAQVAIAVRPEKVMISTNKPSGNRNFAKGVVREIAYLGDFSIYYVELSSGKIIQAALPNLLRLSERDIKWDDEIYVYWRAENGVVLTS